The following proteins are co-located in the Verrucomicrobiota bacterium genome:
- a CDS encoding chemotaxis protein CheW codes for MSTQVNHSEITTCWKHIGVWGDGSCKNLPTYAHCRNCPDYRRAAAALLDREPPPGYYEDWTQRVAQPRQPRLTGTKPVVIFRLGGEWLALPTTSFQEVAELRPVHSLPHRADTIVKGLINIRGELLICISLAALLGLETAPEPAAKKSRSAHQRLLVATHQTGRVVFPVTEVHGSRRYHPDDLKPLPSTVALTTARYSIGLLAWQQHLVGVLDAELLFYTLNRSLS; via the coding sequence ATGAGCACCCAAGTGAATCATTCAGAGATTACCACGTGCTGGAAACACATCGGGGTGTGGGGCGATGGTTCCTGCAAGAACCTGCCCACCTACGCCCATTGCCGCAATTGCCCGGATTATCGGCGGGCCGCTGCGGCCTTGCTTGACCGCGAACCACCGCCTGGTTACTATGAGGATTGGACGCAACGCGTGGCACAGCCGCGCCAGCCGCGCCTGACGGGCACGAAACCCGTGGTCATTTTTCGCCTGGGTGGAGAATGGCTGGCGCTGCCGACGACCTCCTTCCAGGAGGTTGCCGAACTGCGCCCCGTCCATTCGTTGCCGCACCGGGCGGACACGATCGTCAAGGGCCTGATCAACATTCGTGGCGAATTGCTCATCTGCATCTCGCTCGCAGCCCTGCTGGGATTGGAAACCGCGCCGGAGCCAGCCGCAAAAAAATCGCGCTCGGCACACCAGCGACTTCTGGTTGCGACGCACCAAACCGGGCGGGTCGTGTTTCCGGTAACCGAAGTGCATGGCAGCCGCCGTTACCATCCGGATGATCTCAAGCCCCTTCCTTCCACGGTGGCGCTGACCACCGCCCGTTATTCGATCGGGCTGCTAGCCTGGCAGCAACACCTGGTGGGCGTTTTGGACGCCGAATTATTGTTTTACACCTTGAACCGCAGCCTGTCCTGA
- a CDS encoding hybrid sensor histidine kinase/response regulator produces MFELFRQEAENQTATLTRGILTLEQNPTSPRELEALMRAAHSLKGAARIIGLEAGVRLAHAMEDCFVAAQKGQLLLNSAATDCLLRSVDLFTNLAQTPESNLAVWDGNRKSEVDSLVQSLAALTSGSSPSLPARMNEAPLPVPAENPPIPPAPAMRNNTPEPEAADRVLRVTAENLNRLLGLAGESLVESRWLEPFADSLLRLKRQQWRLAKTLESLEGNLAGQSLDERTQAHLQDAQQQAGDCLRNLSTQHAEFELYCRRIAGLSHRLYREAMASRMRPFADGVHGFPRLVRDLARDLGKDVRLEITGKDTPLDREVLEKLEAPLNHLLRNAVDHGIEMPEVRVQTGKPPQGTILLEARHSAGLLLIIVQDDGCGISLERLRKVIGERKLAAPEVVEKLGEDELLEFLFLPGFSLRENVTNVSGRGVGLDVVRSTVQNLRGSVRVSAPPGQGVRFQLQLPLTVSVARTLLAEIAGEPYAFPLARVQGVLRVPQNQVAMLEGREHLAYKDQRIGLVAASQILGRGAAPAGDELAVIVLGERTRRFGVVVDKFLGERELVVQPLDPRLRKIKDISAAALMPDGSPVLIVDVDDLLRSIELLVTGGRLAKAHSSETALAQHRCKRILVVDDSLTVRELERKLLSNRGFEVEVAVDGMDGWNAVRTETYDLVVSDVDMPRLDGIELVSLIKKDPRLKALPVMIVSYKDREEDRRRGLDAGADYYLTKGSFHDEALLTAVVDLIGEPEDHP; encoded by the coding sequence ATGTTTGAACTCTTCCGCCAGGAAGCGGAGAACCAAACGGCCACGCTCACCCGGGGAATCCTCACGCTGGAACAGAATCCCACGTCACCCCGCGAATTGGAAGCGCTGATGCGCGCCGCGCATTCCTTGAAAGGCGCGGCACGGATCATTGGGTTGGAGGCTGGTGTCCGGCTGGCGCATGCCATGGAAGACTGCTTTGTGGCGGCCCAAAAAGGACAACTGCTCCTGAACTCTGCCGCCACGGATTGCTTATTGAGAAGCGTTGATCTTTTTACCAACCTCGCCCAAACGCCCGAGTCAAATCTAGCCGTCTGGGATGGCAACCGGAAATCCGAAGTGGACTCTCTGGTGCAATCCTTGGCGGCCCTCACCAGCGGAAGCTCTCCCAGCCTGCCGGCGCGGATGAACGAAGCACCCCTCCCGGTGCCGGCGGAGAACCCACCGATCCCACCCGCGCCAGCCATGCGGAACAACACCCCGGAACCGGAAGCGGCGGATCGGGTATTGCGCGTAACGGCGGAAAACTTGAACCGCCTGTTGGGACTCGCGGGCGAGTCCCTGGTCGAATCCCGCTGGTTGGAGCCGTTTGCCGATTCGCTCCTCCGCCTCAAGCGCCAGCAATGGCGGCTGGCCAAGACCCTGGAGAGCTTGGAGGGAAATCTGGCCGGACAGTCACTCGACGAGCGGACCCAAGCCCACCTTCAGGACGCCCAGCAACAGGCCGGCGACTGCCTGCGGAATCTCTCCACCCAGCACGCCGAATTTGAACTGTACTGCCGGCGCATCGCCGGGCTTTCGCATCGTTTGTACCGCGAAGCCATGGCCAGCCGCATGCGGCCGTTCGCCGATGGGGTGCATGGTTTTCCGCGCTTGGTGCGGGATCTGGCCCGGGATCTGGGTAAAGATGTCCGGTTGGAGATTACGGGTAAAGACACCCCACTGGACCGGGAGGTGCTCGAAAAACTTGAAGCCCCGCTCAACCACCTCCTCCGCAATGCGGTGGACCATGGCATCGAAATGCCCGAAGTGCGGGTCCAGACGGGCAAGCCGCCGCAGGGAACGATCCTCCTGGAAGCCCGGCATAGCGCGGGCTTGCTGCTGATCATCGTGCAGGACGACGGCTGCGGGATTTCCCTGGAGCGTTTGCGAAAAGTCATCGGGGAGAGAAAATTGGCCGCGCCGGAAGTGGTCGAAAAACTGGGGGAGGATGAATTGCTGGAGTTTTTGTTTTTGCCCGGTTTTTCGCTGCGTGAAAACGTGACGAATGTTTCCGGCCGCGGGGTGGGGTTGGACGTGGTGCGGAGCACGGTGCAGAACCTGCGCGGCTCGGTGCGCGTGTCCGCGCCGCCCGGGCAAGGGGTTCGCTTTCAACTGCAACTGCCGCTGACGGTGTCAGTGGCGCGCACGCTCCTGGCGGAGATTGCCGGCGAACCGTATGCTTTTCCGCTGGCGCGGGTGCAAGGCGTACTGCGTGTCCCGCAGAATCAGGTCGCGATGCTGGAAGGCCGGGAACACCTCGCGTACAAAGACCAGCGGATCGGATTGGTGGCGGCCAGCCAGATTTTAGGACGCGGCGCCGCCCCGGCAGGCGACGAACTGGCGGTGATTGTCCTGGGCGAACGCACGCGCCGGTTTGGGGTGGTGGTGGACAAATTCCTGGGCGAACGGGAGCTGGTGGTGCAGCCGTTGGACCCCCGGCTCAGAAAGATCAAGGACATCAGCGCGGCGGCGCTGATGCCGGATGGCTCTCCCGTTTTGATTGTGGACGTGGACGACCTGCTGCGTTCGATTGAATTGTTGGTAACCGGCGGTCGTTTGGCCAAAGCCCACAGTTCCGAAACCGCCCTGGCCCAACACCGCTGCAAGCGAATCCTGGTGGTGGATGATTCCCTCACGGTGCGCGAGCTGGAACGCAAACTCCTAAGCAACCGGGGATTTGAAGTGGAAGTGGCGGTGGATGGCATGGATGGCTGGAACGCCGTGCGCACGGAGACCTACGACCTGGTGGTCAGCGACGTGGATATGCCGCGCCTGGATGGCATTGAATTGGTCAGCCTCATCAAGAAGGATCCGCGGTTGAAAGCCCTGCCAGTCATGATTGTGTCGTACAAGGACCGCGAAGAAGATCGGCGGCGCGGCCTGGATGCGGGAGCCGACTATTACCTGACCAAGGGAAGTTTTCACGACGAAGCCCTGCTCACCGCCGTAGTGGATCTCATCGGCGAACCGGAGGACCACCCATGA
- a CDS encoding chemotaxis response regulator protein-glutamate methylesterase, producing MRIGIVNDLPLAVEALRRLLAKQTEHQVIWVAYNGSEAVELCERNTPDLILMDLVMPVMNGVEATRRIMARCPCAILLVTVSVRENAGLVFEAMGNGALDAVDTPNLGNDVVQTGTSLLAKIDLMNRLLAVGNGPAKPLSPSMGDVAFSRKPKLVAIGASAGGPAALAYVLSRLPRNLPAAVVLIQHVDERYAPSLAEWLNQQSILPVRAAVEGDTPTVGQVLLAVKNDHLVFTGPNRLGYTAHPQETFYRPSVDAFFESVARHYKGGVIGVVLTGMGPDGAKGLKTLRAAGCYTIAQDRETCAVYGMPKAAAAIGAAVDILPLEKIAAQVSERINKLA from the coding sequence ATGCGAATTGGAATTGTCAACGATCTGCCGCTGGCAGTGGAAGCGCTCCGCCGATTGCTGGCCAAGCAAACGGAACACCAGGTCATTTGGGTGGCGTATAACGGTTCGGAAGCGGTGGAACTGTGCGAACGCAACACGCCCGACCTCATTTTGATGGACCTGGTCATGCCGGTAATGAACGGCGTGGAAGCCACCCGCCGCATTATGGCTCGGTGCCCGTGCGCCATTTTGCTGGTCACCGTCAGTGTTCGTGAGAATGCCGGCTTGGTTTTCGAGGCCATGGGCAACGGCGCGTTGGATGCGGTGGATACGCCAAACCTGGGGAACGATGTGGTGCAAACTGGCACGTCGTTGCTTGCCAAAATTGATCTGATGAATCGCTTGCTGGCGGTGGGAAATGGCCCGGCAAAGCCCTTGTCGCCTTCAATGGGTGACGTGGCCTTTTCCCGTAAACCAAAACTGGTCGCCATCGGCGCTTCCGCCGGTGGCCCGGCCGCGCTCGCTTATGTGCTCTCCCGGCTCCCGCGTAATCTGCCTGCCGCCGTGGTGCTGATTCAGCACGTGGACGAACGCTATGCCCCCTCGCTGGCGGAGTGGTTGAACCAACAGTCCATCCTCCCGGTGCGGGCGGCCGTGGAAGGAGACACCCCCACCGTTGGCCAAGTGCTCCTGGCGGTGAAAAATGATCATTTGGTTTTTACCGGCCCCAACCGGCTTGGATATACGGCACACCCTCAGGAAACATTTTACCGTCCCTCCGTGGATGCGTTTTTTGAAAGTGTGGCCCGTCATTACAAAGGCGGCGTGATCGGGGTGGTGCTAACCGGGATGGGCCCGGATGGGGCCAAGGGCCTGAAGACATTGCGCGCTGCCGGGTGCTATACCATCGCCCAAGATCGTGAAACCTGTGCGGTTTATGGCATGCCCAAAGCGGCGGCGGCCATCGGCGCCGCGGTGGATATCCTGCCGCTGGAAAAGATTGCCGCGCAAGTGTCCGAACGGATTAATAAGCTGGCATAG
- a CDS encoding response regulator: protein MNSPLPSTASPNPPAENPSRIMVLLVDDQPMIGEAIRRILANQTDIDFHFCANPADALGTARQIKPTVILQDLVMPGIGGLELLNEYRLDPVTKDIPVVVLSTKEDPVVKSESFAAGANDYLVKLPDKIELLARVRYHSRAYNSLLQRDAAYQSLRESQRCLTETNDALLLANRKLEEATQAKSEFLALMSHEIRTPINGIIGTSELLADTKLDENQQEALHVILNSSEALLAIINDVLDFSKIEAGKLEMEHVPFDLVTCLKDAFDVVALKAAEKNLDLICHFDAAVPTHLVGDVTRVRQIFLNLLGNAIKFTAQGEIVVRVQLDAAAFNHRQPSATPLRFSVRDTGIGISQEKQERLFRPFMQADNSSTRQYGGTGLGLSISRRLVELMGGRIWLESESGKGSTFHFAIALPPAAPTRRAPWLEPQPGLSGKKVLLLEDNQTFQGMFRELAQSWNLGVWSAVSTDEARAILNQEPSPDVVMVDEQLPAGDVFSLVDHLQSSRGGKSPALVLLTSQRRRRDPLQSARLNAALVLKKPVWPQQVLDTLLRAVGSAVTAPTASSAPALDSTMGVRMPLQILLADDNEINQKVARALLRRLGYEVQVARNGSEVLQALEEQLYDLVFLDLQMPEMDGYEAMRRIIAKWPAEKRPWVIAMTAAVLPKDREKCRAAGMSDFVIKPVRTDVLQAVIAKWYPLVAARRAASRATEPQLTEDSHGSLEQSNLSPFESERLEEISGGNPVNQRDLILLYLNQAGELMRLLDAAIRRQDFLEAGRHAHKLAGSSSVCGINHVAQSLRVIEQLCECGQPAKVPEHFAVTVQQLEIARKALTEYLEKLKPHSP, encoded by the coding sequence ATGAACTCTCCTTTGCCGTCCACTGCTTCGCCCAACCCACCGGCCGAAAATCCCAGCCGGATCATGGTGTTACTGGTGGATGACCAGCCGATGATCGGCGAGGCGATCCGGCGCATCCTCGCCAACCAGACCGACATTGATTTTCATTTTTGCGCGAATCCGGCTGACGCCTTGGGCACCGCGCGCCAAATCAAACCCACGGTGATTCTCCAAGACCTCGTCATGCCCGGCATTGGCGGCTTGGAACTCCTCAACGAATACCGGCTGGATCCCGTCACCAAAGATATCCCCGTCGTGGTGCTGTCCACCAAAGAAGACCCGGTGGTGAAAAGCGAATCATTTGCGGCCGGGGCCAACGATTATTTGGTCAAGTTGCCGGATAAGATCGAACTCCTTGCCCGCGTCCGTTACCACTCGCGGGCTTACAACAGCCTGCTCCAGCGCGACGCAGCCTATCAATCATTGCGGGAAAGCCAACGTTGCCTCACAGAAACGAACGATGCGCTTTTATTGGCCAATCGCAAGCTGGAAGAAGCCACCCAGGCCAAATCCGAATTTCTGGCGCTCATGAGCCATGAAATCCGGACGCCTATCAACGGTATTATCGGCACGTCCGAGCTGCTGGCAGACACGAAGCTGGACGAAAACCAGCAGGAGGCCCTCCACGTCATTCTCAACAGCAGCGAAGCCCTGCTGGCCATCATCAACGACGTGTTGGATTTCTCCAAAATTGAGGCGGGTAAACTGGAGATGGAGCATGTCCCCTTCGATCTGGTCACCTGCCTTAAAGACGCATTTGACGTCGTGGCTTTGAAAGCGGCGGAGAAAAATCTGGATTTGATCTGCCATTTTGATGCCGCCGTCCCCACCCATTTGGTGGGCGACGTCACCCGGGTGCGCCAAATTTTTCTGAATTTGCTTGGGAATGCCATCAAGTTCACCGCGCAAGGTGAGATCGTCGTGCGGGTGCAACTGGACGCCGCCGCCTTCAATCACCGTCAACCTTCAGCCACCCCCCTGCGGTTCTCCGTTCGCGACACTGGCATTGGCATTTCGCAGGAAAAACAGGAACGCCTGTTTCGCCCCTTCATGCAGGCTGACAATTCCAGTACCCGGCAATACGGCGGCACCGGGCTGGGCCTGTCCATCAGCCGCCGGTTGGTGGAACTGATGGGCGGGCGGATTTGGCTGGAGAGTGAGTCTGGCAAAGGTTCCACGTTTCACTTTGCCATCGCGCTCCCGCCGGCGGCTCCCACCCGCCGGGCGCCCTGGCTGGAACCCCAGCCCGGGTTATCTGGAAAAAAGGTTCTGTTGCTGGAAGATAATCAGACTTTTCAAGGCATGTTCCGTGAACTGGCCCAAAGCTGGAACCTGGGTGTCTGGTCCGCCGTGTCCACCGATGAAGCCCGCGCCATCTTGAACCAAGAACCCAGCCCGGATGTGGTGATGGTGGACGAGCAGTTGCCTGCGGGAGATGTTTTTTCGCTGGTGGATCATCTCCAGTCATCACGCGGCGGCAAAAGTCCGGCGCTGGTTTTGCTCACCTCGCAGCGCCGGCGGCGCGATCCACTCCAGTCCGCGCGCTTAAACGCCGCCTTGGTGCTTAAAAAACCGGTCTGGCCTCAACAGGTGCTGGACACCCTCCTTCGCGCGGTGGGGAGCGCCGTCACCGCGCCCACTGCCTCCAGCGCGCCCGCCCTAGACTCCACCATGGGCGTCCGCATGCCGCTGCAGATTCTTTTGGCCGATGATAATGAAATCAACCAGAAGGTCGCGCGGGCGTTGCTGCGCCGCTTGGGTTATGAAGTTCAGGTCGCCCGCAACGGCAGCGAAGTTCTTCAGGCGTTGGAAGAGCAGCTCTATGATTTGGTGTTCCTGGATCTTCAAATGCCGGAAATGGACGGCTATGAAGCCATGCGGCGGATTATCGCCAAATGGCCGGCCGAAAAACGGCCATGGGTGATCGCCATGACTGCCGCCGTCCTGCCCAAGGATCGGGAAAAGTGCCGGGCGGCGGGGATGAGTGATTTCGTGATTAAACCGGTTCGGACGGACGTCCTGCAAGCGGTCATTGCCAAATGGTATCCGCTGGTCGCGGCAAGGCGGGCGGCGAGCCGTGCCACTGAGCCGCAACTGACTGAGGATTCCCACGGCTCGCTCGAACAGAGCAATTTATCGCCGTTTGAATCTGAACGCCTTGAGGAAATCAGCGGCGGCAATCCAGTCAACCAGCGGGACCTCATTCTCTTGTATCTGAATCAGGCCGGCGAACTGATGCGCCTGCTGGACGCCGCCATCCGCCGCCAGGACTTCCTTGAGGCCGGCCGACACGCGCATAAATTGGCGGGTTCCAGTAGCGTCTGTGGCATTAACCACGTCGCACAATCGCTGCGAGTGATCGAGCAGTTGTGTGAGTGTGGGCAGCCAGCCAAGGTGCCGGAACATTTCGCGGTGACCGTTCAACAGTTGGAAATCGCCCGCAAGGCCTTGACCGAGTATCTTGAAAAACTGAAACCCCATTCTCCCTAA
- a CDS encoding acetylxylan esterase, with amino-acid sequence MNTTCAIFLLSALAVALAGNAAAADRPDVNYDEAKVGELTLPDPLTFSNGKPVKNVKAWQQKRRPEIVKLFETHMQGRSPGKPAALSFQQIETDPQALGGKATRKQITVYFTADKTGPSMDILLYLPNQAIKPVPVFLGPNFGGNHAVNTDPGIKLSQRWMRDDKEKTVVNNRATEKARGKEAGRWPIETILDRGYAVATIYYGDLEPDSTNGWTQGIRGYYLAQQGKTEFAPDDWGAIGAWAWGLSRAMDYLETDRAIDASRVAIMGHSRLGKTALWAGAQDERFAIVISNDSGEGGAALSRRWFGETVGIMNKSFPHWFNDNYKRYSTNVPALPVDAHLLLALMAPRPVYVASAEEDRWADPRGEFLAAKNAEPVYRLFGLEGLGVSEMPGTNQPVGKTIGYHIRTGKHDVTDYDWAQYLNFADRHFNKTKR; translated from the coding sequence ATGAATACTACTTGCGCGATCTTTTTGCTTTCTGCCCTGGCAGTGGCGCTGGCAGGCAACGCCGCTGCCGCCGACCGCCCAGATGTAAATTACGATGAAGCCAAAGTGGGGGAATTGACCCTGCCCGATCCGCTCACGTTTTCCAACGGCAAACCAGTCAAGAACGTCAAAGCCTGGCAGCAGAAACGGCGTCCGGAAATCGTGAAGCTTTTCGAGACGCACATGCAGGGTCGCAGCCCCGGCAAACCGGCGGCGCTCTCCTTTCAGCAAATCGAAACCGACCCGCAAGCCTTGGGCGGCAAGGCCACCCGCAAACAGATCACGGTATATTTCACGGCGGACAAGACCGGTCCCAGCATGGATATCCTGCTGTACCTTCCCAATCAGGCGATTAAGCCCGTACCGGTTTTTCTGGGACCGAATTTTGGCGGAAACCATGCCGTGAACACGGATCCGGGCATCAAGCTGTCGCAGCGCTGGATGCGCGATGACAAGGAGAAGACCGTGGTGAACAATCGCGCCACCGAAAAGGCACGCGGCAAGGAGGCCGGCCGCTGGCCAATCGAAACCATCCTGGACCGTGGCTATGCCGTGGCCACCATTTATTATGGCGATCTGGAACCGGATTCCACCAATGGCTGGACGCAGGGCATTCGCGGGTATTATCTCGCGCAACAGGGCAAGACCGAGTTTGCCCCGGACGACTGGGGTGCGATTGGCGCCTGGGCGTGGGGATTAAGCCGCGCGATGGATTATTTGGAAACGGATCGCGCGATTGATGCCAGCCGAGTGGCCATTATGGGGCATTCACGCCTGGGTAAAACCGCGCTGTGGGCCGGGGCACAGGATGAGCGTTTTGCCATCGTCATCTCCAACGATTCCGGGGAGGGGGGCGCGGCGTTATCACGGCGTTGGTTTGGGGAAACGGTGGGCATCATGAACAAGAGCTTTCCGCACTGGTTCAACGACAACTACAAACGCTACTCCACCAATGTCCCCGCACTGCCCGTGGATGCGCACTTGCTGCTTGCGCTGATGGCGCCGCGCCCAGTCTATGTGGCCAGCGCGGAGGAAGACCGCTGGGCGGACCCCCGGGGCGAATTTCTTGCGGCGAAAAACGCCGAGCCGGTATATCGGTTGTTTGGTTTGGAGGGCCTGGGGGTCAGCGAGATGCCCGGCACCAACCAGCCCGTCGGCAAAACCATTGGCTATCATATCCGCACCGGCAAACACGACGTAACCGATTATGATTGGGCGCAATACCTGAATTTTGCCGACCGCCATTTCAACAAAACCAAACGTTAA
- a CDS encoding sugar phosphate isomerase/epimerase family protein, translating into MKFAICNEIFQGWTIDKAMSFAKQAGYDGIEIAPFTLAKYVTDIPQTERQRIRETAARLNLEISGIHWVLVQAEGMHLNHPDTQIREKTARYFCELVDFCGDLGGKVIVVGSPKQRNVMEGVTPQQAWEWAANTFRPAVERAEQRGVTICFEPLAPVETNFINTAEEAIRFARQFNSPSMKIILDVKAMCSETKPIPQIIRESKGEFAYFHANDRNLKGPGFGDVDFHPIAAALREVGYQGYASVEVFKFEEGPEAIATRSIAYLKQVFL; encoded by the coding sequence ATGAAATTTGCCATCTGCAACGAAATCTTTCAGGGTTGGACCATTGATAAGGCCATGTCCTTTGCCAAACAGGCGGGATACGACGGCATTGAAATCGCGCCGTTCACGCTGGCCAAATATGTGACAGACATTCCTCAAACAGAACGCCAGCGCATCCGCGAGACGGCAGCGCGCCTGAACCTGGAAATCAGCGGCATCCACTGGGTGTTGGTCCAAGCGGAAGGGATGCACCTGAATCATCCGGACACTCAAATCCGGGAGAAGACCGCGCGTTACTTTTGCGAGCTGGTGGATTTCTGCGGCGACTTGGGCGGCAAGGTCATTGTCGTGGGTTCACCCAAACAGCGCAACGTGATGGAGGGGGTGACGCCACAACAGGCATGGGAATGGGCCGCCAATACGTTCCGGCCAGCGGTGGAGCGTGCCGAACAGCGCGGGGTCACCATCTGTTTTGAACCATTGGCGCCGGTGGAGACCAATTTCATCAACACCGCCGAGGAGGCTATCCGCTTTGCCCGCCAGTTCAACAGTCCGTCCATGAAGATCATCCTGGACGTCAAGGCGATGTGTTCCGAAACCAAACCGATCCCGCAAATCATCCGCGAGTCCAAGGGGGAATTCGCCTATTTCCACGCCAACGACCGCAACCTGAAGGGACCGGGATTTGGCGACGTGGATTTTCACCCGATCGCCGCCGCCCTGCGCGAGGTGGGGTATCAAGGTTATGCGTCGGTGGAAGTGTTCAAGTTCGAGGAAGGCCCCGAAGCCATCGCCACGCGAAGCATCGCGTATCTGAAGCAGGTTTTTTTATAA